Proteins from a genomic interval of Flammeovirgaceae bacterium SG7u.111:
- a CDS encoding response regulator transcription factor, which yields MKQCIIVEDQPPAQRILKKFISDIGSLELVGTFPDALQALEFLKTESVELVFLDIHLPKLSGIDFIKSLTNPPHIILTTAFSDYALKGYDLNVVDYLLKPFSFNRFVQAVSKVPEKWTNAADTNQKEREPETIFIKSGYEHIKLHITEILYIKSDGDYTEIYLPERKLLSSLPIKHWAEKLADQQFVQIHKSYIVNMLKATKVAGNQVFIGKDIALPIGRAYKNAFAQRYLK from the coding sequence ATGAAACAATGTATTATAGTGGAGGATCAGCCACCAGCCCAGCGAATCTTAAAAAAATTCATTAGTGATATTGGCTCACTTGAGCTTGTAGGCACGTTTCCCGATGCTCTTCAGGCTCTCGAATTCTTAAAAACAGAATCGGTAGAGCTAGTCTTTTTGGATATTCACTTACCCAAACTGTCGGGGATAGATTTTATAAAATCGCTTACCAACCCTCCTCATATCATTCTCACCACTGCTTTTTCGGACTATGCCCTGAAAGGCTACGACCTCAATGTGGTGGATTATCTGCTGAAGCCTTTCTCCTTCAACCGCTTTGTGCAAGCCGTTTCTAAAGTACCAGAAAAATGGACTAATGCCGCAGATACAAACCAAAAGGAAAGAGAGCCAGAAACGATTTTCATCAAATCTGGCTACGAGCATATCAAACTCCATATAACCGAAATTCTCTACATAAAATCTGATGGGGATTATACCGAAATCTACCTGCCCGAGAGAAAGCTCCTTTCTTCTTTGCCCATAAAGCATTGGGCGGAGAAACTTGCCGATCAGCAATTTGTGCAAATACACAAATCGTACATCGTGAATATGCTGAAAGCTACCAAAGTGGCAGGCAACCAAGTGTTCATTGGGAAAGATATCGCTTTGCCAATAGGCAGGGCTTATAAAAACGCCTTTGCCCAACGCTACCTGAAATAA
- a CDS encoding OmpA family protein: protein MRTLIIGFVCFLAWTSLSSYLYMCKVKNNCLENVLEANTILPIEKKIAPESIEPIKETEEEITLETNTLAPMRLEPMNVYYNLAGSSLELDYNEMEYFDHLVKYMKENPGQKVSLVGYTCDLGDTDNNIALAKKRAEFLRDLLINKGIDSTSLIVISGGESNPLSPNTDEASRTLNRRVEIRLQQP from the coding sequence ATGAGAACCCTCATCATTGGGTTTGTCTGCTTTTTGGCGTGGACAAGCCTGTCCTCCTATTTGTATATGTGCAAGGTAAAAAACAATTGCCTTGAAAATGTGCTGGAGGCAAATACAATACTTCCTATTGAGAAAAAAATTGCTCCTGAGTCTATTGAACCGATAAAAGAAACCGAAGAAGAGATCACCTTAGAGACCAATACGCTTGCCCCAATGCGGCTTGAGCCCATGAACGTCTACTACAACCTAGCCGGCTCTTCGCTAGAGCTAGATTACAACGAAATGGAGTATTTCGACCATTTGGTAAAATATATGAAGGAAAACCCTGGCCAAAAAGTTTCCCTAGTGGGATACACCTGCGACCTTGGCGATACTGATAACAACATTGCCCTTGCCAAAAAAAGAGCAGAATTCCTTCGAGACCTTTTAATAAACAAAGGGATAGATTCTACCAGCCTCATAGTGATATCGGGAGGGGAAAGCAATCCACTAAGCCCCAACACCGACGAAGCCTCGCGCACGCTGAACAGAAGGGTGGAAATCAGGCTTCAACAACCTTAA
- a CDS encoding helix-hairpin-helix domain-containing protein, with protein sequence MNELLFIIAVLSVAFIIGYITAWAYFRNLWSKPLRALQAEDSELTNQMKTLRHDHNEQILNYQKLQAHSSNLKTQLELSKNEADNLQVSTKLMQEELEQLRAKEDLVTALNYEELSREATWLRSKNEELFNEKDQLMQRVDDLEALLSDYDYAVNMHQNAMEANPTRLLFSDSSEEERDDLKKINGIGPFIEQKLNNIGIWTYRQISEFDDETVQRVTLAIAYFPGRIERDDWVGQAKRLIQGLHISELMFTDARPNEKDDLKTISGIGPFIEKKLNEIGIRTYRQICSFDEEIIEKVAHSISSFPGRIQRDDWVGQARTLYFTQLESKVETEAEVTLEETER encoded by the coding sequence ATGAACGAATTATTATTTATAATCGCAGTTTTGTCGGTTGCTTTTATCATAGGGTACATCACCGCATGGGCTTATTTCCGCAATCTTTGGTCGAAACCTCTCCGCGCTTTGCAAGCTGAGGACTCGGAATTGACCAACCAAATGAAAACGCTCAGGCATGACCACAACGAGCAAATATTGAATTACCAAAAGCTCCAAGCGCATTCCTCCAACCTTAAAACGCAATTGGAACTCTCCAAAAACGAAGCCGACAACTTGCAGGTAAGCACCAAATTGATGCAAGAAGAACTGGAACAACTGAGGGCGAAAGAAGACCTTGTAACGGCACTGAACTACGAAGAGCTTAGCCGAGAAGCAACTTGGCTTAGAAGCAAAAATGAAGAACTTTTCAATGAAAAAGATCAGCTAATGCAACGGGTAGATGACCTAGAAGCGTTGCTCTCTGACTACGATTATGCGGTGAATATGCACCAAAATGCGATGGAAGCAAACCCTACCCGATTGCTTTTTAGCGACTCTAGCGAAGAAGAAAGGGATGACCTGAAAAAAATAAACGGTATTGGTCCGTTCATAGAGCAAAAACTCAACAATATTGGCATATGGACTTATAGGCAAATAAGTGAATTTGATGATGAAACCGTTCAGCGCGTCACTCTTGCTATCGCCTATTTCCCTGGAAGAATTGAGCGGGACGACTGGGTAGGCCAGGCCAAAAGGCTGATCCAAGGTTTGCACATCAGCGAGCTCATGTTCACCGATGCCCGACCAAATGAAAAAGACGATTTAAAAACGATTTCTGGCATTGGTCCTTTCATTGAAAAAAAGCTCAACGAGATAGGAATCAGAACCTATCGTCAGATCTGCTCTTTTGATGAGGAAATCATAGAAAAAGTTGCCCATTCCATTTCATCCTTCCCTGGAAGAATTCAACGCGACGACTGGGTAGGCCAAGCTCGCACCTTATACTTTACCCAGCTGGAAAGCAAAGTTGAAACCGAAGCAGAAGTTACGCTAGAAGAAACCGAACGGTAA
- a CDS encoding acyloxyacyl hydrolase, protein MNNKSLLILVGIFCLPFWLFAQQDKAITYGINARQGYLIKHRKEIDPSLENRFPRGIEFFYHVKTNGDKPWQHEWNFPGIGFSAGWFNLDNPEVLGDMYYATIYFQKFLIKKPSKHQLSFKIAPGISYSTKIYDEETNPTNILVSTKFNTVMEGNFLYHYQFSPKWRINTGLTFTHYSNGAVKKPNKGVNIPSFTLGIAHTPNPERFKINENVKFSYEKGVSYDLSYGFGWKAADIGYDPDFAWTISFNGIKRTGPKTGWMLGTDLVYNSSIPKVIKKDDAELFRTGITFGHHLFVSKINLVTQIGYYIYRPEKDLDEPIYLRWGLKYYPSKRVFASMMLKTHYGKADLIEWGLGYTFGKK, encoded by the coding sequence ATGAACAACAAATCACTCCTTATTCTAGTCGGTATTTTTTGCCTACCTTTCTGGCTATTTGCCCAACAAGACAAAGCTATCACCTATGGAATAAATGCGCGACAAGGCTACCTCATCAAACACAGAAAAGAAATTGACCCCTCTTTGGAAAATAGGTTTCCGAGAGGAATTGAGTTTTTTTATCATGTAAAAACCAACGGGGATAAGCCTTGGCAGCATGAATGGAATTTTCCAGGAATAGGATTTTCGGCAGGTTGGTTCAACCTAGATAATCCCGAAGTGCTGGGTGATATGTATTATGCCACTATCTATTTCCAAAAGTTCTTGATCAAAAAGCCGAGCAAGCACCAACTTAGCTTCAAAATTGCGCCAGGCATTTCCTACAGCACCAAGATCTACGATGAGGAAACTAACCCCACCAATATTCTAGTCAGCACCAAGTTCAATACCGTGATGGAAGGCAACTTCCTTTATCATTACCAGTTTTCACCAAAATGGAGGATCAACACTGGGCTTACTTTTACCCACTACTCAAATGGGGCAGTCAAAAAACCAAACAAGGGTGTAAACATCCCTTCGTTCACTTTGGGAATAGCCCATACCCCGAACCCCGAACGGTTTAAGATCAACGAAAACGTGAAGTTTTCTTACGAAAAAGGTGTTTCTTATGACTTAAGTTACGGGTTCGGCTGGAAAGCTGCCGACATAGGCTATGACCCCGATTTTGCTTGGACTATCTCTTTTAACGGAATCAAGCGAACCGGACCAAAAACTGGCTGGATGCTAGGCACCGACCTTGTGTACAACAGCTCCATCCCCAAGGTCATCAAAAAAGACGATGCTGAGTTATTTAGGACGGGGATCACCTTTGGCCATCATCTGTTCGTCAGCAAAATAAACTTGGTCACCCAGATTGGTTACTACATTTACCGCCCAGAAAAAGACCTAGACGAACCTATTTACCTACGCTGGGGCCTAAAGTACTACCCTAGCAAGAGGGTTTTCGCCTCCATGATGTTAAAAACACACTATGGAAAAGCCGACCTAATAGAATGGGGCTTGGGGTATACGTTTGGGAAAAAATAA
- the surE gene encoding 5'/3'-nucleotidase SurE → MKEKPLILISNDDGITAPGIRHLVEAMKEIGKVIVVAPNSPQSGMGHAITINDPLKIYKSEIFEDVEAYECSGTPADCIKIAKNYILKGKNPDLVVSGINHGSNTSVSVLYSGTMSAAVEAALEGMNAIGFSLCEYGHDIDFSHAIPYVKKIALEALKSGNMKGVALNVNFPPKKEKPLKGIKICRQAIAHWQEKFDERVDPYGRKYLWLTGDFINKDKGEDTDEWAIANNYVSVVPVSTDMTAHHALPILNDEWDI, encoded by the coding sequence ATGAAAGAAAAACCACTTATACTCATATCGAACGATGATGGTATCACAGCTCCTGGCATTCGCCATTTAGTGGAAGCCATGAAAGAAATAGGGAAAGTGATAGTGGTTGCGCCAAACAGCCCACAGTCGGGTATGGGGCACGCCATCACCATCAACGACCCGTTAAAAATCTATAAGAGCGAAATTTTTGAAGACGTAGAGGCTTACGAATGCTCGGGCACGCCAGCAGACTGCATCAAGATTGCCAAAAATTATATTCTGAAAGGGAAAAACCCTGACCTTGTTGTCAGCGGGATCAACCATGGAAGCAACACTTCGGTAAGCGTGCTTTATTCAGGCACCATGTCGGCGGCGGTAGAAGCTGCACTGGAAGGAATGAACGCCATTGGCTTTTCCCTCTGCGAATATGGCCACGACATCGACTTCAGCCATGCTATACCCTATGTAAAAAAGATAGCATTAGAAGCGCTTAAATCTGGCAATATGAAAGGCGTTGCCCTCAACGTGAACTTCCCTCCTAAAAAAGAAAAACCATTAAAAGGAATAAAGATCTGCCGCCAAGCCATTGCCCACTGGCAAGAAAAATTTGACGAAAGAGTTGACCCTTACGGTAGAAAATACCTCTGGCTCACGGGCGATTTCATTAACAAAGACAAGGGCGAAGACACAGACGAATGGGCAATCGCCAACAATTATGTATCGGTTGTACCCGTAAGTACCGACATGACCGCCCACCATGCTTTGCCAATTTTGAATGATGAATGGGATATTTGA
- a CDS encoding DUF6443 domain-containing protein, giving the protein MRLKIYSLFLLALGWLAARDAQAQTDKNYVRTHVYKKVNLSSDPNGLSKDQVQTSTQYLDGLGRPIQNVVKKGSPEGLDIVIPIVYDQFGREANSYLPYVSGTGSDGSFKTGAVSAQQAFYGGLFTGEGTSAFTTRSFEASPLNRVLDETGPGKNWHDNDKKVSYLQKTNLKTDGIRIWTVGTAAGATPSTSDTYEDGELYVTEMTDEEGHISREYTDKQGKVVLKEVQDGNGFLKTYYVYDDYGNLRYVLPPKAIEKMGSSYSGHASFATILDKLCFKYTYDARNRMVAKRVPGTNGETYMVYDKLDRLVLTQDAAQRTRNEWLFTKYDKFSRPVLTGIYTASSGIDVYTSMDAVDPSKYAVGTVESDEGLLQGEDIVSERHEGHHTYRATNSITLLPGFKVDAAEQAFLAEIASSVATEDRQHGYAVQAGDFPAAADLYVLTASYYDDYDLDNDDTRDEAYANVGDAGFMPEQAVTYDVKGLLTATKVRQLGDGDNGFLKTVTFYDQKGRMVQSQGQNHNGGTDIVTNQYDFVGKVTHTHTRHSNPKADKKETVVKNWFDYDHADRLLEVKQAFDLQTETGAEVLASNTYNALGQLEEKALSKDGAQSLQAIDYRYNIRGWLTKINDLNNVSEDQLFAMELQYENAGANAYYNGNIGRAIWKTNLDKVQRQYSYDYDDLNRLTDADYSATGRAYENFDVEDISYDPNGNIEGLKRYGLTDLGNTQHTYGLVDNLSYKYESGETSNRLTAVTDNAGLAGDALLADFKDGKTNNQKATSGEYGYDANGNLTSDKNKGIADIDYNHLNLPELIDFGSGNKIAYRYDAAGIKLQKKVYEGGVLAKTTDYLGGFHYEEDTLRFVHTTEGRALWKTEHDGLDDFVYEYHYKDHLGNLRMSVREGDEDAVYEATSELAMQDYEEEQLGFENIKLTQDMERAKNGQVSALVMNATGYELPVGPFKQFEVGKDDAIDARVFVSYDNGQSGTQSSMPAGMLMQNTFAPEGGGSPISLGFGAKSLGDNPTANEPAAYLAIELYNHDGELVNSQVRWVSGMGGGGWYSLDTYPDLKVEQDGYAKVYVANESAAKVWFDDLQITHKKAIIAQENHYYPFGMNMAGIERQGIPDHKFQYNGKEKQEEFGLHWADYGWRNYDSQLGRWHGIDNLAEKYMSFSPYHYTGNNSISQIDYDGQDYGIYFDHENNTITIRANYYTASEDIQSANNATSFWNNQSGNFTYTLGEGEDSKIYTVNFELSVTEVKVKKGGVKDGVLNNALKKDKSGEGNIYQVSDDVHFKDNTNGTTQFGTNVFIRDSKKMTGTGSHEIGHTLGLTHKNKGIMTASSTDNGRSNDVISLDIAQMIKYASKGKQNSSAGIGTLHQRFKVVGNAAPDTFKHSSGYKIIDDRARNKKRKIISLWKGKVN; this is encoded by the coding sequence ATGAGACTAAAGATATATAGCCTATTCTTGCTGGCCCTCGGCTGGCTGGCGGCCCGGGACGCACAGGCCCAAACGGACAAGAACTACGTACGCACACACGTCTATAAGAAAGTAAACCTGTCTAGTGACCCGAACGGGCTATCGAAGGATCAGGTACAGACCAGCACCCAATACCTGGACGGGCTGGGCAGGCCTATCCAGAACGTGGTAAAAAAAGGGTCTCCCGAAGGCCTGGATATTGTCATCCCCATCGTATACGACCAGTTCGGGAGGGAGGCAAACTCCTACCTGCCCTATGTTTCGGGCACAGGCAGCGACGGTAGCTTCAAAACGGGCGCAGTATCGGCACAGCAGGCTTTTTATGGAGGCCTGTTCACAGGAGAGGGGACTTCTGCCTTCACCACACGGAGCTTCGAGGCCTCGCCGCTCAACCGGGTGCTGGACGAGACCGGGCCGGGCAAGAACTGGCACGACAACGACAAAAAGGTAAGCTACCTGCAAAAGACCAACCTCAAGACGGACGGCATCAGGATCTGGACGGTAGGCACGGCTGCCGGCGCCACGCCCTCCACAAGCGATACCTACGAAGACGGCGAGCTGTACGTCACAGAAATGACCGACGAGGAGGGGCATATATCTCGGGAATACACCGACAAACAGGGCAAGGTAGTCCTGAAAGAGGTACAGGATGGAAACGGCTTCCTGAAGACCTACTATGTCTACGACGATTATGGCAACCTGCGCTACGTGCTGCCCCCCAAAGCTATCGAAAAAATGGGAAGCTCCTACAGCGGCCACGCCAGCTTCGCCACCATCTTGGACAAGCTATGCTTCAAATATACCTATGATGCCCGCAACCGGATGGTAGCCAAGCGGGTGCCGGGCACAAACGGCGAAACCTACATGGTGTACGACAAACTGGACAGGCTGGTGCTCACCCAAGACGCAGCGCAGCGCACAAGGAACGAATGGCTCTTCACCAAGTACGACAAGTTTAGCCGCCCCGTACTGACAGGTATCTATACGGCCAGCTCTGGTATAGACGTATATACATCGATGGACGCGGTAGACCCTTCCAAGTACGCAGTAGGAACGGTAGAATCAGACGAGGGCTTGCTGCAAGGGGAAGACATCGTGAGCGAGCGGCACGAAGGCCACCATACCTACCGTGCCACCAATAGTATCACCCTGCTCCCGGGCTTCAAGGTGGACGCGGCCGAACAGGCGTTTTTGGCAGAGATCGCTTCGTCCGTAGCCACGGAGGACCGGCAGCACGGCTATGCCGTACAGGCAGGTGACTTCCCTGCCGCCGCAGACCTCTACGTGCTCACCGCCAGCTACTACGACGATTATGACCTAGACAACGATGACACACGCGACGAGGCGTATGCAAACGTGGGGGATGCGGGCTTCATGCCAGAGCAAGCAGTGACCTATGACGTGAAGGGGCTGCTGACCGCCACCAAGGTGAGGCAGCTGGGCGACGGGGACAACGGCTTCCTGAAGACCGTGACCTTCTACGACCAAAAAGGGAGGATGGTGCAGTCCCAAGGGCAGAACCACAACGGGGGGACGGACATAGTGACCAACCAATACGATTTTGTGGGAAAAGTGACCCATACCCATACGAGGCACTCCAACCCCAAGGCCGACAAAAAGGAAACGGTGGTGAAGAACTGGTTCGATTACGACCATGCCGATAGGCTGCTAGAAGTAAAACAGGCGTTCGACCTGCAGACGGAAACAGGGGCAGAGGTACTGGCGTCGAACACCTACAACGCCCTCGGGCAGCTGGAGGAAAAGGCGCTTAGCAAGGACGGGGCACAGTCGCTACAGGCCATAGACTACCGATACAACATCCGGGGGTGGCTCACCAAGATCAACGACCTGAACAACGTAAGTGAGGACCAGCTCTTCGCCATGGAACTCCAATATGAAAACGCAGGGGCAAACGCATATTACAATGGCAACATAGGAAGGGCGATCTGGAAGACGAACCTCGACAAGGTACAGCGCCAGTACAGCTACGACTACGACGACCTCAACAGGCTCACCGATGCAGACTACTCGGCGACGGGCAGGGCCTACGAGAACTTTGACGTAGAGGACATCTCCTACGACCCCAACGGCAATATAGAGGGGCTCAAAAGGTACGGGCTGACCGACCTTGGCAATACCCAGCACACCTATGGTCTGGTAGACAACCTTAGCTATAAATACGAATCGGGCGAGACCAGCAATAGGCTCACGGCGGTTACGGACAACGCCGGGCTGGCGGGGGATGCCCTCCTCGCCGACTTCAAGGACGGAAAGACGAACAACCAAAAAGCTACCTCTGGTGAATACGGTTACGATGCCAACGGCAACCTGACTTCTGACAAGAACAAGGGGATCGCCGATATCGACTATAACCACCTCAACCTGCCAGAGCTGATCGACTTTGGCTCGGGCAACAAGATAGCCTACCGCTATGACGCAGCTGGAATTAAACTCCAGAAGAAAGTGTACGAAGGAGGTGTTTTAGCGAAGACAACCGATTACTTGGGCGGCTTCCATTACGAAGAGGATACCTTGCGCTTTGTGCACACCACCGAGGGAAGGGCGCTCTGGAAGACGGAGCACGACGGCCTCGACGACTTTGTGTACGAATACCACTACAAGGACCACCTGGGCAACCTGCGGATGAGCGTGCGGGAGGGGGACGAGGATGCGGTGTACGAGGCAACCTCAGAGCTTGCCATGCAGGACTACGAGGAGGAACAACTAGGCTTCGAGAATATCAAGCTCACCCAGGACATGGAACGGGCGAAGAACGGCCAGGTCTCCGCGCTGGTGATGAACGCCACGGGGTATGAGCTGCCCGTAGGCCCTTTCAAGCAGTTTGAGGTAGGGAAAGACGATGCAATAGACGCCCGCGTGTTCGTGAGCTACGACAACGGGCAAAGCGGCACGCAGTCCTCCATGCCCGCCGGGATGCTGATGCAGAACACCTTTGCGCCAGAAGGCGGCGGAAGCCCCATAAGCTTGGGCTTCGGGGCGAAATCCCTTGGCGACAACCCCACCGCGAACGAGCCGGCGGCCTACCTCGCCATAGAGCTGTACAACCACGACGGTGAACTGGTAAACAGCCAGGTCCGCTGGGTAAGCGGCATGGGCGGCGGGGGTTGGTACTCCCTCGATACCTACCCCGACCTAAAGGTGGAACAGGACGGCTATGCAAAGGTATATGTGGCCAACGAGAGTGCGGCAAAGGTATGGTTCGACGATTTGCAGATCACCCACAAAAAGGCTATCATAGCACAGGAGAACCACTACTACCCCTTCGGCATGAACATGGCAGGGATAGAAAGGCAGGGAATCCCCGACCACAAGTTCCAGTACAACGGCAAGGAGAAACAGGAAGAGTTTGGGCTGCATTGGGCGGATTATGGATGGAGGAACTATGACAGTCAGCTCGGAAGATGGCATGGTATAGATAATCTAGCAGAAAAGTATATGTCATTTTCACCTTACCACTACACTGGTAATAACTCAATATCTCAAATTGATTATGACGGTCAGGATTATGGTATTTATTTTGACCATGAAAACAACACAATAACAATTAGAGCTAATTACTATACTGCTTCAGAAGATATACAATCAGCTAATAATGCAACCTCTTTTTGGAATAATCAGAGTGGTAATTTTACTTATACATTAGGAGAAGGCGAAGATTCAAAAATTTATACAGTAAATTTTGAATTAAGTGTCACTGAAGTCAAAGTAAAAAAAGGCGGTGTAAAAGATGGGGTTCTTAATAATGCATTAAAAAAGGATAAATCTGGAGAAGGCAATATATATCAAGTTTCAGATGATGTTCATTTCAAGGATAATACGAATGGAACTACACAATTCGGAACTAACGTGTTTATTAGAGATTCTAAAAAAATGACAGGTACTGGAAGTCATGAGATAGGACATACTTTAGGTCTAACTCATAAAAACAAGGGTATTATGACAGCTTCATCAACTGATAACGGCAGAAGCAATGATGTCATTTCTTTAGATATTGCTCAGATGATTAAATATGCTTCGAAAGGAAAACAAAATAGTTCTGCAGGTATTGGCACATTACATCAAAGGTTTAAAGTTGTTGGAAATGCCGCACCAGATACTTTTAAACATTCATCAGGTTATAAAATAATAGATGACAGGGCAAGAAATAAAAAAAGAAAAATTATAAGTTTATGGAAAGGAAAAGTAAATTAA
- a CDS encoding glycoside hydrolase family 43 protein encodes MIYLKHFFVILTLFCLIQPQISKGQDAPSTFENPILSGYHPDPSICRVGDDYYMVTSTFIWYPGIPIYHSKDLVNWELIGHGINRPDQLNFDGLIDKFGVFAVTIRHHEGTFYLITTCVGCEGNFYMTATDPAGPWSDPIWLKDAPGIDPSLMWDDDGKCYYTGHTWIEEQVWPTQCGIWLQELDLEKKKLVGERKILTYGHANNASYTEGPHLYKINGNYMLMLSEGGTGLFHALSVHHSDSLWGPYVTDMINPVITHRHLGNDYPIQAIGHGDLVQTQNDEWWCVTLGKRLVEGKATFTRETFLSKIEFDGKTPVFNRGQGKVLTELERPNLPWTPYKKEPKRDEFEDSSLALKWCSIRVPKEKNYNIEDGELNLRLRPKTLDSLVNSSLLVQRIRHHKFAVTTKLDFKSSKDNEQAGMVIYRTNENHFLLLKEKKELVLIKNFKGVKEEVTRVPFTKSTVVLKAEGEGLEVTFSYGESEGDMKQIGEVQSLIVIADGNGSMFNGPGVGMYATSNGAKSKSEATFGWFEYDGE; translated from the coding sequence ATGATTTACTTAAAACACTTTTTTGTCATACTGACACTTTTTTGCCTAATTCAACCCCAAATATCCAAAGGGCAAGATGCTCCATCTACTTTTGAAAACCCCATTTTAAGTGGCTACCACCCAGATCCATCCATCTGCAGGGTAGGGGATGATTACTATATGGTTACCTCTACTTTTATTTGGTATCCCGGCATCCCCATCTACCATAGCAAGGACCTGGTGAATTGGGAGCTGATAGGCCATGGGATAAACAGGCCTGACCAGTTGAATTTTGACGGTTTGATCGATAAATTTGGTGTTTTTGCCGTCACTATTCGCCATCATGAAGGAACGTTTTACCTGATCACTACTTGCGTGGGCTGCGAAGGCAATTTTTACATGACGGCTACAGACCCAGCCGGTCCGTGGTCAGACCCAATCTGGTTGAAAGATGCCCCCGGCATCGATCCGTCTCTCATGTGGGACGATGATGGAAAGTGTTATTATACTGGCCATACATGGATTGAAGAGCAAGTTTGGCCTACCCAGTGCGGTATTTGGCTTCAGGAACTGGATTTGGAAAAGAAAAAACTGGTAGGGGAAAGAAAAATTCTTACCTACGGACATGCGAATAATGCCTCTTATACCGAAGGCCCGCACCTTTACAAAATCAATGGGAATTATATGCTGATGCTATCGGAAGGAGGGACTGGGCTGTTCCATGCTCTTTCTGTTCATCATAGCGATTCGCTTTGGGGACCTTATGTTACAGATATGATAAACCCTGTGATTACCCACAGGCATTTGGGCAACGATTATCCTATTCAGGCTATTGGCCATGGAGACCTTGTGCAGACCCAAAATGATGAGTGGTGGTGTGTGACACTCGGCAAAAGGCTGGTGGAAGGAAAGGCTACCTTTACTCGCGAAACATTCCTTTCCAAAATAGAATTTGACGGCAAGACTCCAGTGTTCAACAGGGGACAAGGGAAGGTGCTTACTGAGTTGGAAAGACCTAACTTGCCTTGGACTCCCTACAAGAAAGAACCAAAAAGAGATGAGTTTGAAGATAGCTCGCTCGCCCTGAAATGGTGCTCTATCAGAGTACCCAAAGAAAAAAATTACAACATTGAAGATGGGGAATTGAATCTTCGACTAAGACCTAAAACGCTGGACAGCTTGGTGAATTCTTCACTGCTTGTCCAGCGAATTAGGCATCACAAATTCGCTGTAACTACAAAGCTTGATTTTAAAAGTTCAAAAGACAACGAGCAGGCAGGAATGGTTATTTATCGAACAAATGAGAACCATTTTTTACTCCTAAAAGAGAAAAAAGAACTTGTGCTGATTAAAAATTTCAAAGGTGTAAAGGAAGAAGTGACCAGAGTGCCATTTACCAAATCCACTGTAGTTCTGAAGGCGGAAGGAGAGGGGCTGGAGGTTACCTTCAGCTATGGAGAGTCTGAAGGCGATATGAAGCAAATTGGCGAAGTACAAAGCCTCATTGTCATTGCCGATGGAAACGGAAGTATGTTTAATGGACCAGGCGTAGGCATGTATGCCACCAGCAATGGGGCAAAGAGTAAATCAGAGGCAACCTTCGGTTGGTTTGAATATGACGGAGAGTAA